AACCTTAAAATTTCTTTGTTGTTCTCATATTACCAAAAGGAAATCTCAACTTGGagaacaaaaacaaaacccAGATACTACATAACTAAAACTTCTCTAATGAATACATAAAGTACAAAACACACATCATAACCCTTGATCAATAAACTAGTCCCATTACACAAGAAGATCCTCATTTAGATGGTTACATAAAACTGATTTTTGAACCACCAAATGACAAGCATACGACAATAATATGATGTATTGTCCATACGAATGGAAAAAGTATCCATAATAAAAGACTTAACTATCTTACAAGGACAAAAGTACTAGATTCAGATCAGAGAATCAGAATGAGTCTGCATAGTCATAGAAGAAACAGGTTACATAAGACATTCAAACTAATAGAACAGAGTTTCTGCAGATCAATCACCAAGCTGATTCAAAACTAAGCAAAGCATGAATCTCGCCAATCATCTACTAGGGGCTGGTGATGCATCTACAGATCGGGATCTAGAGCCAGATGGTGATCTTGAAACACGCCTCGGAGAATCTCTGCGACCTCGTTCTTCCTCACCTTCATATTTGGCTTTCCTGTAAAAGATTCAAGGCACCTTGAGTAATCAATTACCATATTCAACACAAATTTTCAGTCCAATACAagcaatcaaaaaaaaaaaaatggaaacagAAACGATTTATTGTCATACCCAACTGCAGTTTCTTTTCGAACTTCATGATCAGGGGAATATGATCTACGGCCATCTCCACCACGTGGCGGAGAATCCTCCCTTGGTGATCTCGAGCGATCAACAGGCCTTCTACTGGGAGAAGCTGAAAGCTCATCGCGTCTTTTAGGAGAAGCAGAATAGGACCTGAAAATGACATTGACTTTTTAATGAACCCTCTTTATTACATTACTGTACACAATTTGTACAGAtgtgaaaaacataaaaaatgtaCCTTGAGCGATGACCCCCTTTAGAACCAGAACGATAGCGAGGTGAGCGTGAACGGGAAACTGAACGCGAGCGAGAGCGTCCTGACAACAAAACATAAACACCTTAGTCAACAATTATTACAACACGATATATTAGCCTTTCAGGTGTATATAAAACTGTGTCGAGGGTCCAACAAAATCAACTCATCAAATATCACATCTATCAAGCAGAAAGTCGGAACAATACTTGTCAGGTGCCTCGAAGGTTCACGTCTATCAAAATATGCAGAAAGAAGCATTCTCATCCGCATTATGTGTAACATATCAATGACCATAGATTCcacaaaaatatttaaaagcCTTTGTCATGACAAGCTACTACTTGAAAGAAGTTAGGTACACTAATTGACAAAAGTAATTCGTCAAGCAAACCAGCTCTTGAATGGACAAGGGCACCAGTAGCCCAAAAACCTCCCTAATAAAAGGTTGACCAAATAAGCCTTAAAAGATAAGCCGAGGTCTAAAAGAATGGACCAGTCAAGTGAGAAGGCCAAGTCGGCCAATTGGGTCACATACTCAACACCTAATTTGAGCAGCTCATTCCCTAACAGTCCAGAAACAGATGAACATGCACGGTTTATATGTCGATATCGTAGTATAACACTTAATATGCACAATGCCGAAAAAATACTGAACCTCCACGCAACAATATATTGACTGCAAGTAGCAGAGAACTCAAATTGAAGCTCTCAAAAAAGTTTCAAGTGAGGCAGAGAATTCAAATAAACAACTACAACAATTCTCCAGGAACTTAAACTAAACAGACAATTGAAGAAAAAAATGCAATCAAAAGTATAGAAATGAACAGAAAGGAGATTTTAACACCATTGACGACATCAAGGACAAAACATAGGCACAGATCAATACTTACTACTGTAACCGGCTGATCTCCGTCCACCATATCTCGGACCACCACTACTGCAGAAGACAATAAAGAGAAGAACCATCATCAAGTGTCCTATTAAGCATCCATCACAAGAAATTCCGGTCACACAGCCTACCTTTGCCTGGTCTTCCGGCGCATGTCCTCGGGCCTTTTTCGTGACTCTGACGCAACAACTACGCTGATTTCTCGTCCAGCGAAAATCTGCCCATTCATGTGATATTGGGCCTCTGAAGCATCATAAGAGTCCACAAATTGCACAAAGGCGAATCCACGAGGCTCCCTGTGTAAGATTTCATAAACGGAGTCAAGAAAAACATCCACTGCAAATGCTTAAAGATCAAAGCTGTGCAAACATACAGTGAATGATGCACCACCATAATGTCAATACATATACCTCTTTTTCGATCTAAAAAGGATGCTCCTTAACAAAAAATCCCAGACCAGCCTCACACAGAATGCAATAGTCCACAACTAAGGAACTGACCTTTCCATTTGCACTCAAAAAATGTGAATGGCAACTTCAAAAGGATGGAACTTGAAATTCTTCATATGCTCGTATTTAAATGAAGAACTTGTATATTAATGAAATTCTTCAACCCTGGGTGAAACTAAAAATCTTGCCATCTTGTCTTCATTTCATCAAGAATCAATCATCTTCCTCATCTCAAGCTTCTATTGATAGAATCATCACATACTTTTTCTTCATATAGGTAGATTCTTCTTTATAACACTACTTCTAAAATCTTGGCAGGCAATATGTTAATCAATCATATACAGTAGATCTTCATCAAAAGTGGGGCTTGGGCTTGTTTAACTTCAAACCAATATACCCCCTGACAAACCAGT
This sequence is a window from Spinacia oleracea cultivar Varoflay chromosome 1, BTI_SOV_V1, whole genome shotgun sequence. Protein-coding genes within it:
- the LOC110794826 gene encoding serine/arginine-rich SC35-like splicing factor SCL30, which codes for MRRYSPGYYSPPRRGYSSRGRSPPPRGGYSPPRRGYSPPRRGHGGGGGGGGGFGRRKEPNHGSLLVRNIPLDCRPDELRVPFERFGLVRDVYIPKDYYTGEPRGFAFVQFVDSYDASEAQYHMNGQIFAGREISVVVASESRKRPEDMRRKTRQSSGGPRYGGRRSAGYSRRSRSRSVSRSRSPRYRSGSKGGHRSRSYSASPKRRDELSASPSRRPVDRSRSPREDSPPRGGDGRRSYSPDHEVRKETAVGKAKYEGEEERGRRDSPRRVSRSPSGSRSRSVDASPAPSR